One bacterium genomic region harbors:
- a CDS encoding Hsp20/alpha crystallin family protein, giving the protein MILMRRSLFDEDVQEMRRQLGGLLDAVPTPWPREIVGPDVEWQPPVEVFENAHEVVIKAALPDIDPKQVDITITNDAVTLKGSRKPEEQKDSIYHRRELRYGAFLRTVPLPTEVKGAEAKASYHDGMLEVRLPKSDRAKNTTVKVTVK; this is encoded by the coding sequence ATGATTCTTATGAGAAGGTCGCTCTTTGACGAGGACGTGCAGGAGATGCGTCGCCAACTTGGTGGACTTCTTGACGCTGTGCCAACGCCGTGGCCCCGTGAGATCGTCGGGCCCGATGTGGAGTGGCAGCCGCCAGTTGAGGTGTTCGAGAATGCGCATGAGGTAGTGATCAAGGCGGCGCTGCCCGACATCGATCCGAAACAGGTAGACATTACCATCACCAACGACGCCGTCACGCTCAAGGGGTCGCGGAAGCCCGAAGAGCAGAAGGACAGCATCTATCATCGGCGAGAGTTGCGCTATGGCGCATTTCTCCGGACCGTGCCGCTTCCCACAGAAGTGAAGGGTGCCGAGGCAAAGGCGTCCTACCACGACGGAATGCTCGAAGTGAGACTGCCAAAGTCGGACCGAGCGAAGAACACCACCGTGAAGGTGACAGTCAAGTAG
- the sufB gene encoding Fe-S cluster assembly protein SufB — MVVTHPLGMDLDQYQYGFHDPEQYAFKSRKGLDREIVEMISHMKSEPAWMRALRLHSLGVWEKKPLPTWGGNVGEIDFNDMYYYLKPMEGQGKTWDDVPADIKNTFNRLGIPEAEKKYLAGVGAQYESEVVYHSLREEWTKQGVVFLDMDSALREHPDIVKEYFGTVIPPEDNKFSALNSAVWSGGSFVYVPEGVRVDIPLQAYFRINAQNMGQFERTLIIAERGSYVHYVEGCTAPTYSSDSLHSAVVEIIVKEGARVRYTTIQNWSKNVYNLVTKRAVAYRDATMEWVDGNLGSKLTMKYPSVYMVEPGAKAEILSIAFAGAGQHQDPGAKVIHAAPHTQSSIVSKSISKSGGRAGYRGLVKIYPGAAGSKCAVRCDALILDDQSRSDTYPTMEIDEADVEVTHEATVSKVSNEQLFYLMSRGINQDEAMSLIVRGFIEPISRELPMEYSVELNRLIQLEMEGSVG; from the coding sequence ATGGTGGTAACGCACCCGCTCGGAATGGACCTCGACCAGTACCAGTACGGGTTTCACGATCCGGAGCAGTACGCGTTCAAGTCCCGCAAGGGCTTGGACCGCGAGATCGTGGAGATGATCTCGCACATGAAGAGTGAACCCGCCTGGATGCGCGCCCTCCGGCTCCACTCGCTCGGGGTGTGGGAGAAGAAGCCACTTCCGACTTGGGGTGGCAACGTGGGCGAGATCGACTTCAACGATATGTACTACTACCTCAAGCCGATGGAGGGTCAAGGGAAGACCTGGGATGATGTCCCGGCGGACATCAAGAACACCTTCAACCGGCTGGGGATCCCCGAGGCGGAGAAGAAGTACCTGGCCGGCGTGGGGGCGCAGTACGAGAGCGAGGTCGTCTACCACAGTCTGCGCGAGGAGTGGACGAAGCAGGGCGTGGTCTTTCTCGACATGGACTCCGCGCTGCGCGAACATCCGGACATCGTCAAGGAGTACTTCGGGACGGTCATCCCGCCCGAGGACAACAAGTTCTCCGCGCTCAACAGTGCGGTCTGGAGCGGCGGGTCGTTCGTCTACGTTCCCGAGGGCGTCCGCGTCGATATTCCGCTGCAGGCGTATTTCCGGATCAACGCTCAGAACATGGGGCAGTTCGAGCGAACCCTGATCATCGCGGAACGCGGCTCCTACGTCCACTACGTGGAGGGGTGCACGGCCCCGACCTACTCCAGCGACTCGTTGCACAGCGCGGTCGTCGAGATCATCGTCAAGGAGGGCGCGCGGGTTCGGTACACGACGATCCAGAACTGGTCTAAGAATGTCTACAATCTCGTCACGAAGCGGGCCGTCGCCTACCGTGACGCGACGATGGAGTGGGTGGACGGCAACCTCGGGAGCAAGTTGACGATGAAGTACCCGAGCGTCTATATGGTGGAGCCCGGCGCGAAGGCCGAGATCCTCTCAATCGCCTTCGCCGGCGCTGGACAGCACCAAGATCCCGGCGCGAAGGTGATCCACGCCGCGCCGCATACCCAGTCGTCGATCGTCAGCAAGTCAATCAGCAAGTCCGGCGGGCGAGCGGGCTACCGGGGCCTCGTGAAGATTTACCCGGGGGCCGCGGGGAGCAAGTGCGCGGTTCGATGCGATGCGCTCATTTTGGACGACCAGTCGCGGTCGGACACCTATCCGACCATGGAGATCGACGAGGCGGACGTGGAGGTGACCCATGAGGCGACTGTGTCGAAGGTGTCGAACGAGCAGCTATTCTATCTGATGAGCCGCGGGATCAACCAGGACGAGGCGATGAGCTTGATCGTCCGTGGGTTTATCGAGCCGATCTCACGCGAGTTGCCGATGGAGTACAGCGTGGAGTTGAACCGGCTGATCCAGCTTGAAATGGAGGGGTCGGTCGGCTAA
- the groL gene encoding chaperonin GroEL (60 kDa chaperone family; promotes refolding of misfolded polypeptides especially under stressful conditions; forms two stacked rings of heptamers to form a barrel-shaped 14mer; ends can be capped by GroES; misfolded proteins enter the barrel where they are refolded when GroES binds), with protein MPAKLLVYHEDARKALERGVEKVASAVRVTLGPKGRNVVLEKKWGSPTITKDGVTVAKEIELEDPYENMGAQLVKEVASKTNDAAGDGTTTATVLAHAIVKEGLKNVAAGANPMIVKHGIDKAVEALVDALKKISVPLEGKEHIAHVAGIAGNDPEIGRIIAEAMDKVGKDGVITIEESKGVETTVEVVEGMQFDRGYISPYMITDPDKMEAVLEDPYILLTEKKISAVKDIVPVMEKVIQFGKPLVLIAEDVEGEALATLVVNKLRGIMAGMAIKAPGYGDRRKAMLGDMAVLTGGKVISDDIGIKLENVELEMLGRAAKIRVAKEETTVIEGRGSKKDIQGRIAQIKKEIEITTSDYDKEKLQERLAKLAGGVAEIKVGAATETELKEKKHRFEDALSTSKAAVEEGIVPGGGVALLNIAKALDKVDADDVDEQSGVNIVRRAIEEPAKWLATNAGMEGAVVVARIKSEKHGIGYDVAENRYTDMLKAGIIDATKVTRLALQNAASVASLLLTTEALVVEKGKKDAAAATTGGYNPGDMDM; from the coding sequence ATGCCCGCCAAACTGTTGGTGTACCATGAGGATGCCCGCAAGGCCCTGGAGCGCGGCGTCGAGAAGGTCGCCAGCGCCGTCCGCGTGACGCTCGGCCCCAAGGGCCGCAACGTCGTCCTGGAGAAGAAGTGGGGCTCGCCGACGATCACCAAGGACGGCGTGACCGTCGCCAAGGAGATCGAGCTGGAAGATCCCTACGAGAACATGGGCGCGCAGCTTGTCAAAGAGGTGGCGAGCAAGACCAACGACGCCGCCGGGGACGGGACGACAACAGCCACGGTACTCGCGCACGCGATCGTCAAGGAGGGCCTGAAGAACGTTGCGGCGGGCGCCAACCCCATGATCGTGAAGCACGGGATCGACAAGGCCGTCGAGGCTCTCGTGGACGCGCTCAAGAAGATCAGCGTGCCGCTCGAAGGCAAGGAGCACATCGCCCACGTCGCCGGCATCGCCGGGAACGACCCCGAGATCGGGCGGATCATCGCTGAGGCGATGGACAAGGTCGGCAAGGACGGGGTGATTACGATCGAGGAGTCGAAGGGTGTCGAGACCACGGTCGAGGTCGTCGAGGGCATGCAGTTCGACCGCGGCTATATCTCCCCGTACATGATCACCGACCCCGACAAGATGGAGGCGGTCCTCGAGGACCCGTACATCCTCCTGACCGAGAAGAAGATCAGCGCGGTCAAAGACATCGTCCCGGTCATGGAGAAGGTGATACAGTTCGGTAAGCCGCTCGTGCTCATCGCCGAGGATGTCGAGGGCGAAGCCCTGGCCACCCTGGTCGTGAACAAGCTGCGCGGCATCATGGCGGGCATGGCGATCAAGGCGCCCGGGTACGGAGATCGTCGCAAGGCGATGCTGGGGGACATGGCGGTCCTCACCGGCGGCAAGGTGATCAGCGACGACATCGGCATCAAGCTCGAGAACGTCGAGTTGGAGATGTTGGGCCGGGCGGCCAAGATCCGGGTCGCCAAGGAAGAGACCACCGTTATCGAGGGCCGGGGAAGCAAGAAGGACATCCAGGGGCGGATCGCCCAGATCAAGAAGGAGATCGAGATCACAACCTCCGACTACGACAAGGAGAAACTACAGGAGCGGCTCGCCAAACTCGCCGGCGGAGTGGCCGAGATCAAAGTCGGCGCCGCCACCGAGACCGAGCTCAAGGAGAAGAAGCATCGGTTCGAGGATGCGCTGAGCACGAGCAAGGCTGCCGTGGAGGAGGGGATCGTCCCCGGAGGCGGGGTGGCCTTGCTCAACATCGCGAAGGCCCTGGACAAGGTGGATGCCGACGATGTCGATGAGCAGAGCGGCGTGAACATCGTCCGCAGGGCCATCGAGGAACCGGCGAAGTGGCTGGCCACGAACGCAGGGATGGAGGGCGCGGTCGTCGTGGCGCGGATTAAGTCGGAAAAGCACGGCATCGGCTACGACGTCGCCGAGAACCGCTACACTGACATGCTAAAGGCCGGGATCATCGACGCGACAAAGGTCACGCGGCTCGCGCTGCAGAACGCCGCGAGCGTTGCGAGCCTGCTGCTGACCACCGAGGCGCTCGTCGTGGAGAAGGGCAAGAAGGATGCGGCGGCGGCGACCACAGGCGGCTACAACCCGGGCGACATGGATATGTAG